A region of Acidobacteriota bacterium DNA encodes the following proteins:
- a CDS encoding NADH-quinone oxidoreductase subunit I, producing the protein MFKDFLRSIFLVDLAKGLWLTLKYTPQPAFTFQYPSERRQVAPRFRGVLRLQVEPGTGAQTCIVCDQCAKACPDDLISLGGHREAGLKIKVLDYFDFNLSRCSFCGLCSEVCPTKPVKALIMSEDYELGSYSREAQIMRVDDMYDGVAIEPYTH; encoded by the coding sequence ATGTTCAAGGACTTCCTGCGCTCGATCTTCCTGGTCGATCTGGCCAAGGGGTTGTGGCTGACGCTCAAATACACGCCCCAGCCGGCGTTCACCTTCCAGTACCCGTCCGAGCGGCGGCAGGTGGCCCCGCGATTCAGGGGCGTGCTGCGTCTTCAGGTCGAGCCCGGCACGGGCGCGCAGACCTGTATCGTCTGCGACCAGTGTGCCAAGGCCTGTCCCGACGATCTGATCTCGCTTGGCGGCCACCGTGAGGCCGGGCTGAAGATCAAGGTGCTCGACTACTTCGATTTCAATCTCTCGCGGTGCAGCTTCTGCGGCCTCTGTTCGGAGGTGTGCCCGACCAAGCCGGTCAAGGCCCTGATCATGAGCGAGGACTACGAGCTGGGCAGCTATAGCCGCGAGGCGCAGATCATGCGGGTCGACGACATGTACGACGGCGTCGCCATCGAACCCTACACGCACTGA
- a CDS encoding retroviral-like aspartic protease family protein codes for MAVRARSLSALLAVVVALGLVSVLRGSAQSDTPDLQLQRGRTFYGEGRYGEALTAFIQAARAETPAIKRPAQIGVLQTALRVAEFDLARSTAMALRQERPADSGILSLYGDAMWSAGLFEEASEAYTSAAALNPDEARAHNGLARVLSARIRYAEALEQALTAIRLAPQEGDFSFTLGTTYQRMGRYEEASAAFERFITLLPRGEKDDRALFARSTIKALRSYGKDVPNNIAGRPDTVYVLPFRLSDEKIVVAGRINRGSEIEFVVDTGAELATLSRRAAERQGVTPIAYTISAGVGEIGLRGLQIGRIDSLELGSLRVQNVPCIIKTPALVDLPTAERESVSPLALGLSMAVDYKKRTITLARHLPADTARPDETMSLWMTRLATVRGMVGDQQPRSFVVDTGGQVISISTDTAKALPTMPGVSRIALKVYGASGWDRDAYLLSGVSLAFNDIRFNKMSVVVLNLRAPSVLLGYELGGIVGHQFLSNYHVSFDLEKAELRLKK; via the coding sequence ATGGCAGTCCGAGCACGCTCGTTGTCTGCGCTGCTGGCGGTCGTGGTCGCTCTGGGCCTGGTGAGCGTCCTTCGCGGCAGCGCGCAATCCGACACCCCTGACCTCCAGCTCCAGCGGGGGCGGACCTTCTACGGAGAAGGCCGCTATGGCGAAGCCCTGACGGCATTTATCCAGGCGGCCCGGGCAGAAACCCCGGCCATCAAGAGGCCGGCTCAGATTGGCGTGCTGCAGACCGCGCTGCGCGTCGCCGAGTTCGACCTGGCCCGGTCGACAGCGATGGCGCTCCGGCAGGAACGGCCTGCGGATTCGGGGATTCTCTCGTTGTACGGCGATGCGATGTGGTCGGCCGGCCTGTTTGAGGAAGCCAGCGAGGCCTATACGAGCGCAGCGGCGCTCAATCCGGATGAGGCGCGCGCCCACAACGGCCTGGCGAGGGTACTCTCGGCCAGAATCCGGTATGCAGAGGCCCTGGAGCAGGCGCTCACCGCAATCAGGCTGGCTCCGCAGGAGGGCGACTTCTCCTTCACGCTGGGCACCACCTACCAGCGGATGGGGCGCTACGAGGAGGCCTCGGCCGCGTTCGAACGCTTTATCACCCTGCTGCCCAGGGGAGAGAAGGATGACCGGGCGCTCTTCGCGCGCTCCACGATCAAGGCCTTGCGCTCGTACGGCAAGGATGTGCCCAACAACATTGCGGGAAGGCCCGACACCGTGTACGTGCTGCCGTTCCGTCTTTCCGATGAGAAGATCGTCGTGGCGGGCCGAATCAACCGGGGGTCGGAAATCGAGTTCGTCGTCGACACGGGCGCCGAGTTGGCCACCCTGTCGCGCCGCGCGGCCGAACGCCAGGGCGTGACCCCCATCGCGTACACCATCAGCGCCGGTGTCGGCGAGATCGGCCTGCGCGGACTGCAGATCGGGCGGATCGACAGTCTCGAACTCGGGTCGCTCCGCGTGCAGAACGTGCCCTGCATCATCAAGACGCCCGCGCTCGTGGATCTGCCCACGGCGGAACGCGAAAGCGTCTCGCCGCTGGCCCTCGGCTTGTCGATGGCCGTCGACTACAAGAAGCGCACAATCACGCTGGCGCGCCATCTTCCGGCCGACACGGCACGACCCGACGAGACGATGAGCCTCTGGATGACCCGTCTCGCGACGGTTCGAGGGATGGTGGGTGACCAGCAGCCGCGCAGCTTTGTCGTCGACACCGGTGGCCAGGTGATCTCGATCAGCACCGATACCGCGAAAGCGCTGCCCACAATGCCCGGCGTGTCTCGCATCGCCCTCAAGGTCTACGGGGCGTCAGGATGGGACCGGGACGCGTACCTGTTGTCGGGTGTGAGCCTGGCGTTCAACGACATTCGGTTCAATAAGATGTCGGTCGTCGTGCTCAACCTGCGCGCGCCGAGCGTGCTGCTGGGATATGAACTCGGCGGCATCGTTGGCCACCAGTTCCTGAGCAACTATCACGTGTCGTTCGACCTGGAGAAGGCCGAACTGAGGCTGAAGAAATAA
- a CDS encoding TlpA disulfide reductase family protein, with the protein MSIRWLVAAVAAAGLAAAVIWGGTHAPAAGGATTSGAAATASKALSPEVCDAGAKPANLNFTLKDVNGADVSLASFTGKVIVLDFWATWCGPCKLEIPGFVELHEKYKDRGVTVVGIQVQDNEDGLKPFVQQFKMTYPVLVGNGNANLEEAFAPIWGLPTTFIISRDGLICRKRMGLHAKEQFEKDVLGLL; encoded by the coding sequence ATGAGTATCCGTTGGCTGGTGGCGGCGGTCGCAGCGGCTGGGCTCGCGGCGGCCGTCATTTGGGGTGGAACGCACGCGCCCGCGGCTGGAGGAGCGACGACGTCGGGAGCAGCGGCGACGGCGTCGAAGGCACTGAGTCCTGAGGTGTGTGACGCCGGCGCCAAGCCGGCCAATCTCAACTTCACGCTCAAAGACGTCAACGGGGCGGATGTCAGCCTCGCGTCCTTCACAGGAAAGGTCATTGTGCTCGACTTCTGGGCCACCTGGTGCGGGCCCTGCAAGCTCGAGATACCCGGGTTCGTCGAACTGCACGAGAAGTACAAGGACCGCGGCGTGACGGTGGTGGGCATCCAGGTCCAGGACAACGAGGATGGTCTGAAGCCGTTCGTGCAGCAGTTCAAGATGACGTACCCGGTGCTGGTCGGGAATGGAAATGCCAACCTCGAAGAGGCCTTTGCGCCGATCTGGGGGCTGCCGACCACGTTCATCATCAGCCGGGATGGACTGATCTGCCGGAAGCGCATGGGGCTGCATGCGAAGGAGCAGTTCGAAAAAGACGTGCTCGGTCTCCTGTAG
- a CDS encoding SPFH domain-containing protein, whose amino-acid sequence MIREIERSAISGWVALPVLLVVLVGSTFGFINAVQEPISVWMIVFWVLVWVIDFTLLTGLFVINPNEAKVLQLFGRYVGTVKVPGLRWANPFFTKRRISQRIRNFETTRLKVNDRDGNPIDIAAVVVWRVVETAEACFEVDDYNNYVHVQSEAALRNLTTSYPYDTHIEHEMSLRGNTAEVAAHLKTEIQDRLSKAGVEVIEARFSHLAYAAEIAAAMLQRQQAGAIIAARQRIVEGAVGMVEMALEMLNRKGIVRLDEERKATMVSNLLVVLCGERAAQPVVNTGTLYQ is encoded by the coding sequence ATGATCAGAGAAATCGAACGTTCCGCCATATCGGGCTGGGTGGCGCTGCCCGTTCTGCTGGTCGTGCTGGTTGGAAGCACGTTCGGCTTCATCAACGCAGTCCAGGAGCCCATCTCCGTCTGGATGATCGTGTTCTGGGTGCTCGTCTGGGTGATCGACTTCACCCTGCTGACGGGCCTGTTCGTGATCAACCCGAACGAAGCCAAGGTGCTGCAGCTGTTTGGCCGCTACGTGGGCACCGTCAAGGTGCCGGGCCTGCGCTGGGCGAATCCGTTCTTCACCAAGCGACGGATTTCGCAGCGGATCCGGAATTTCGAGACAACCCGGCTGAAAGTCAACGACCGGGATGGCAACCCGATCGACATCGCGGCCGTTGTCGTCTGGAGGGTGGTCGAAACCGCGGAGGCCTGCTTCGAAGTCGACGACTACAACAACTACGTCCACGTGCAGAGCGAGGCCGCGCTGCGCAACCTGACGACCAGTTACCCGTACGATACGCACATCGAGCACGAGATGTCGCTGCGCGGCAATACTGCCGAGGTCGCCGCACACCTCAAGACCGAAATCCAGGACCGGCTGTCGAAGGCCGGCGTCGAGGTGATTGAGGCGCGATTCAGCCACCTGGCCTACGCGGCGGAGATCGCGGCCGCGATGCTCCAGCGCCAGCAGGCCGGGGCGATTATCGCCGCACGGCAGCGCATCGTTGAGGGTGCGGTCGGGATGGTCGAGATGGCGCTCGAGATGCTCAACCGGAAAGGCATCGTGCGCCTGGACGAGGAACGGAAGGCGACCATGGTCAGCAACCTGCTGGTCGTGCTGTGCGGCGAGCGTGCGGCGCAGCCGGTGGTCAATACCGGGACGCTCTACCAATAG
- a CDS encoding thiamine pyrophosphate-binding protein, producing MASCADVVARTLAEAGITRMFGLPGGEILDFIEAARKVGIDFILTRHEAAASFMADVTGQIERRPGVCVSTLGPGAVNMALGVANAYLDRSPVLAITAALARSAAPYATHQNLDLNAIYRPFTKAAITLDGEATAAKVRQAYRLCLQPRMGPVHLAIPSDVARAEDRPGADPPSIGLDVTPAHAPSPAALDQFAAEIRRSRRPILVLGVDLDPSTDAAMVLAFVEHLGMPVVVTPKAKGILPEDHPLFCGVCAGVAADGAILDLFGQSDLLVGIGYDPVESDKLWHQTMNLVSLAPVSIAAGEFRPRFEVTGNVSDGLAALLQMSFGPFEWSDADWSAHRERLLHALQPRERPSSGLSPYEVTRRLRSLYPRETLHATDVGSIKFIVSQAWTTYEGGTFFVSNGLSSMSYGLPAAMAAKLAHPERPVLCTIGDGGFGMTMAEIETCVRRGIHFVTVVYNDSALSLIRVVQANRGYPDYGVGFGPVDVAAIARGLGAWARRVESLDELDTAVIEAQRLDCPAVIEVPIDPAEYREHNAPAQRA from the coding sequence ATGGCGAGCTGTGCTGACGTGGTCGCTCGAACACTGGCCGAAGCCGGTATCACACGGATGTTCGGGCTACCGGGCGGCGAGATCCTGGATTTCATTGAGGCCGCCCGCAAGGTCGGCATCGACTTCATCCTGACCCGCCACGAAGCGGCCGCTTCGTTCATGGCCGATGTGACGGGGCAGATCGAACGACGGCCGGGCGTCTGTGTGTCGACGCTCGGGCCGGGCGCGGTGAACATGGCGCTCGGCGTCGCCAACGCCTACCTCGATCGGTCTCCCGTGCTGGCGATCACGGCGGCGCTCGCGCGATCGGCGGCGCCGTACGCGACGCATCAGAACCTCGACCTCAACGCCATCTACCGACCGTTCACGAAAGCCGCCATCACGCTCGATGGTGAGGCCACGGCGGCCAAGGTCCGGCAGGCGTACCGCCTGTGCCTCCAGCCGCGCATGGGCCCGGTGCACCTCGCCATCCCAAGCGATGTCGCGAGGGCCGAGGATCGACCCGGAGCCGACCCGCCGTCAATCGGCCTCGACGTAACGCCGGCACATGCCCCGTCGCCTGCCGCGCTCGACCAGTTCGCAGCGGAAATCCGCCGGTCGCGCCGGCCCATCCTGGTGCTCGGCGTCGACCTCGATCCCTCAACCGACGCTGCCATGGTGCTCGCTTTCGTCGAACACCTCGGCATGCCGGTCGTTGTTACCCCGAAAGCCAAGGGCATTCTGCCCGAGGATCACCCGTTGTTCTGCGGTGTCTGCGCGGGGGTTGCCGCCGACGGCGCCATTCTGGACCTCTTCGGCCAATCAGACCTGCTGGTGGGCATTGGCTACGATCCTGTCGAATCCGACAAGCTCTGGCATCAGACGATGAATCTGGTCTCGCTCGCACCCGTGTCGATCGCCGCGGGGGAGTTTCGTCCAAGATTCGAGGTGACAGGGAACGTCAGCGACGGCCTCGCGGCGCTGCTGCAGATGAGCTTCGGTCCGTTCGAATGGTCGGATGCCGACTGGTCGGCCCACAGGGAGCGTCTGCTCCACGCGCTGCAGCCTCGCGAGCGGCCATCGTCTGGCCTCTCGCCCTACGAGGTCACGCGACGGTTGCGCTCACTCTATCCGCGTGAGACGCTTCACGCGACTGATGTGGGTTCTATCAAGTTCATCGTGTCCCAGGCTTGGACGACGTACGAAGGCGGGACGTTCTTCGTGTCGAACGGGCTCTCCTCCATGAGCTACGGTCTTCCGGCGGCCATGGCCGCGAAGCTCGCACATCCCGAACGGCCGGTGCTGTGCACGATCGGAGACGGTGGGTTCGGGATGACCATGGCCGAGATCGAGACCTGCGTGCGTCGCGGGATTCACTTCGTGACGGTGGTTTACAACGACAGCGCGTTGAGCCTGATTCGCGTGGTGCAGGCCAATCGCGGGTACCCAGACTACGGCGTTGGATTCGGCCCGGTCGATGTCGCGGCGATTGCGCGTGGCCTGGGCGCGTGGGCGCGTCGGGTCGAGTCGCTCGATGAACTCGACACAGCGGTCATCGAAGCGCAGCGCCTCGATTGCCCGGCTGTGATCGAGGTGCCCATCGACCCCGCCGAGTACCGGGAGCACAACGCTCCTGCACAGCGGGCGTGA
- a CDS encoding N-acyl homoserine lactonase family protein → MKRQWARNFAGVVLILVMLAWTVFAWPASRAGASIRVQSLQSAGAYEVYAVRYGILPDFRVSALVVGAEPTRRLDIPVAFWVIKAPGRRVFLVDCGFYRDNLIQQWKVKDYVRPPAAIAALGLQPEDVTDIVITHMHWDHAGSLDLFPKAAIWIQRDEFTYYTGDAWQPGGSHGGIEAADVQALVRANTEGRVKLLQRDQEILPGLEAHQGGCHTHASQFLSVKTDAGTVVVASDNVYLYENLEKQAPVAGADRACNLDAQKRILQLASDPRLVVPGHDPAVFTRFRAVAPGVVRIQ, encoded by the coding sequence ATGAAGCGACAGTGGGCGCGAAACTTCGCAGGTGTTGTTCTGATCCTCGTGATGCTCGCGTGGACGGTCTTCGCCTGGCCGGCGTCGCGAGCCGGCGCTAGTATCCGGGTTCAGTCTTTGCAGAGCGCAGGCGCGTACGAGGTCTACGCCGTGCGCTACGGCATCCTGCCCGATTTCCGCGTCTCAGCGCTGGTTGTCGGTGCAGAGCCCACACGCCGCCTCGACATTCCCGTGGCCTTCTGGGTCATCAAGGCACCCGGGCGGCGCGTGTTCCTGGTCGACTGCGGGTTCTATCGCGATAATTTGATCCAGCAGTGGAAGGTCAAGGACTATGTCCGGCCGCCGGCCGCGATCGCGGCGCTCGGCCTCCAACCCGAGGACGTCACCGACATCGTCATCACGCATATGCACTGGGACCACGCCGGCAGCCTGGACCTGTTCCCGAAGGCGGCCATTTGGATCCAGCGCGACGAGTTCACGTACTACACCGGCGACGCATGGCAGCCGGGCGGCTCGCACGGCGGGATCGAGGCGGCCGACGTGCAGGCGCTGGTGCGGGCGAACACGGAGGGCCGCGTGAAACTGCTGCAAAGGGACCAGGAAATCCTGCCGGGGCTCGAGGCGCACCAGGGCGGTTGCCACACGCACGCGTCGCAGTTCCTCTCCGTCAAGACAGATGCGGGAACCGTGGTCGTCGCGTCCGACAACGTCTATCTATACGAGAACCTCGAGAAACAGGCGCCTGTGGCTGGTGCGGATCGCGCGTGCAACCTGGACGCGCAAAAGCGCATCCTGCAACTCGCGTCCGATCCGCGCTTGGTGGTACCCGGTCACGATCCCGCGGTGTTCACGCGGTTCCGCGCCGTGGCTCCCGGCGTCGTGCGGATTCAGTAG
- a CDS encoding acetate--CoA ligase family protein → MNTALITQVFHTARRDGRDVLLETEGLQFLTALGLPAPGHVFVGSAADVSEVALGRLAGTRVAIKVVSPQILHKSDIGGVAIVDKTLRQVASTIADMHARLGGRGVVGYTISEFVPHATGLGNEFLVGLRWTDDAGPVVTIGAGGIYTEFLADHFKVGRDVAVLSPDLSTPDTVRHALEQVAVVQLATRALRGQPARLALDAIIGVVQVFLELGRTLGDQIAECEVNPFVLASDGRLTALDVLVTLRDPDQRLGTAAPPRPLAKLKYLLEPRSAAIMGVSERLNPGHIIVNNLIREGFDRDRIFIIKPGSERLEGCRCVPDIRSLPERVDMFVICIDAAQASGALVEIVERQAAESVVLIPGGLEEKAGSDAIVRRMRDALAQARQSAWGGPVINGGNCLGIRSMPGRYDTTFIPEYKLPVPTGAPSRLAIVSQSGAFAVARASKLATLNPKYAITLGNQMDLTVGDYLTYLKDDDGIDVFAVYVEGFRPLDGLRFLKAARAITDSGRTVVLYRAGRTPAGAKASASHTASIAGDYAVIRALGREAGVIVADSLEDFDDLTQMFTLLGASRPKGWNLAAVSNAGFECVAIADSLGSFQLPPYGPATERAFGEIFAKSRIDQVVDVHNPIDLTPIIGDTAYAEVVEAALDDERFDAAVIGCVPMTGALNSLPGGEGHREDFHRPDSFVSRLAGMRGRNGKPWIAVVDAGALYDAMARHLVAAGIPTFRAADRAMRLFNVYCASRMRGSL, encoded by the coding sequence ATGAATACAGCGCTCATCACACAGGTGTTCCACACGGCGCGCCGCGACGGCCGTGACGTCCTGCTCGAAACCGAAGGCCTCCAGTTCCTCACCGCGCTCGGGCTTCCGGCGCCAGGGCACGTCTTTGTCGGCTCAGCCGCTGACGTCTCAGAAGTGGCGCTGGGACGATTGGCTGGCACCCGGGTCGCCATCAAAGTCGTGTCACCGCAGATCCTGCACAAGAGCGACATTGGCGGCGTCGCCATCGTCGACAAGACGCTGCGGCAGGTCGCTTCCACGATCGCGGATATGCACGCGCGCCTGGGCGGGCGCGGCGTGGTGGGCTACACCATCAGCGAGTTCGTGCCGCATGCCACGGGTCTGGGGAACGAGTTTCTCGTTGGCCTTCGCTGGACAGACGATGCCGGCCCGGTGGTGACAATCGGTGCGGGCGGCATCTACACGGAGTTTCTGGCAGACCACTTCAAGGTGGGCCGGGATGTTGCCGTGCTGTCGCCGGACCTGTCCACACCGGACACCGTGCGCCACGCGCTGGAGCAGGTGGCGGTGGTGCAGTTGGCGACGCGTGCGCTGCGCGGTCAACCAGCCAGGCTTGCGCTCGATGCGATCATCGGCGTGGTCCAGGTATTCCTGGAATTGGGGCGCACCCTGGGCGACCAGATCGCAGAATGCGAGGTCAATCCGTTCGTCCTTGCATCTGACGGCCGCCTGACCGCGCTCGACGTGCTGGTCACGTTGCGCGACCCCGATCAGCGCCTCGGCACGGCGGCACCGCCCAGGCCCCTCGCCAAGCTGAAGTACCTGCTCGAACCCCGGTCGGCCGCGATCATGGGCGTGTCCGAGCGGCTCAATCCCGGCCACATCATCGTCAACAACCTCATCCGCGAGGGATTCGACCGCGACCGGATCTTTATCATCAAGCCCGGCAGCGAACGTCTCGAGGGATGCCGGTGCGTCCCGGACATTCGATCGCTGCCCGAGCGGGTCGACATGTTTGTGATCTGCATCGACGCCGCGCAGGCGTCGGGGGCGCTGGTCGAGATTGTCGAGCGGCAGGCGGCCGAAAGCGTCGTGCTGATTCCCGGCGGACTCGAAGAAAAGGCAGGCAGCGACGCGATCGTGCGGCGGATGCGCGACGCGCTGGCGCAGGCGCGCCAGAGCGCGTGGGGCGGGCCGGTGATCAACGGCGGCAACTGTCTCGGTATCCGATCGATGCCCGGTCGCTACGATACGACCTTTATTCCCGAGTACAAGCTGCCGGTGCCAACGGGCGCCCCGTCCCGCCTCGCCATCGTTTCGCAAAGCGGTGCATTTGCTGTCGCACGGGCCAGCAAGCTGGCGACGCTCAATCCGAAGTACGCCATCACGCTTGGCAATCAGATGGATCTCACGGTTGGCGACTATCTGACGTATCTCAAAGACGATGACGGCATAGACGTGTTCGCGGTGTACGTCGAGGGGTTCAGGCCGCTCGACGGGCTACGGTTTCTGAAGGCCGCCCGTGCGATTACCGATTCGGGCCGGACCGTTGTGTTGTACCGGGCGGGCCGGACCCCTGCCGGCGCAAAGGCGTCGGCCAGCCACACGGCGTCAATTGCCGGCGATTATGCCGTGATCCGGGCGCTGGGGCGCGAAGCCGGCGTGATCGTGGCCGACTCGCTGGAGGATTTCGACGATCTTACGCAGATGTTTACGCTGCTTGGCGCCTCGCGCCCCAAGGGCTGGAACCTCGCCGCCGTCTCCAACGCCGGGTTCGAATGCGTGGCCATCGCCGACAGTCTGGGGTCGTTCCAGCTTCCGCCGTACGGCCCGGCCACTGAGCGCGCCTTCGGCGAGATCTTCGCGAAAAGTCGCATCGATCAGGTGGTCGACGTGCACAACCCGATTGACCTCACGCCGATTATCGGTGACACGGCGTACGCGGAAGTTGTGGAAGCGGCTCTGGACGATGAACGGTTCGATGCGGCCGTGATCGGCTGCGTGCCGATGACCGGCGCCCTCAATTCGCTGCCGGGTGGCGAGGGTCATCGCGAGGACTTCCACCGACCGGACAGTTTCGTGAGCCGCCTCGCCGGCATGCGCGGCAGGAACGGCAAACCGTGGATTGCCGTTGTCGACGCCGGTGCGCTCTACGACGCGATGGCCAGGCACCTGGTCGCGGCTGGCATCCCGACGTTTCGGGCCGCCGACCGGGCGATGCGGCTGTTCAACGTGTACTGCGCGTCGCGGATGCGCGGGTCATTGTAA
- a CDS encoding indolepyruvate oxidoreductase subunit beta gives MKFDIIVAGVGGQGVLSVSAIIASSAMHEGLSVKQSEVHGMSQRGGEVQANLRLSDKPIASDLIPRGMASLVLSMEPLESLRYLPYLSDTGTVLTSTDAVTNFASYPEMEGLLAQIRALPHAILIDAERLARQAGSARATNMVMVGAASHLLPVKLETIEHFVRTLFAAKGTKVVETNLKALAAGREAAASR, from the coding sequence ATGAAGTTCGACATCATCGTTGCGGGCGTCGGCGGACAGGGCGTGCTATCGGTCTCGGCGATTATCGCGTCGAGCGCGATGCACGAGGGATTGTCGGTGAAGCAATCCGAGGTGCACGGCATGTCGCAGCGCGGCGGCGAGGTGCAGGCCAACCTCCGGCTCTCCGACAAGCCCATCGCGAGCGACCTGATTCCGCGCGGAATGGCGTCGCTCGTGCTCAGCATGGAGCCGCTCGAGAGTCTCCGGTACCTGCCCTATCTGTCGGACACCGGCACGGTGCTGACGTCGACCGACGCCGTCACCAACTTCGCCAGCTACCCGGAGATGGAGGGATTGCTGGCGCAAATCCGGGCGTTGCCGCACGCCATTCTGATCGACGCCGAACGCCTCGCACGACAGGCCGGGTCGGCCCGCGCCACCAACATGGTGATGGTCGGCGCGGCGTCCCACCTGCTGCCCGTCAAGCTGGAGACGATCGAACACTTCGTCCGCACGCTCTTTGCGGCGAAGGGGACGAAGGTCGTTGAGACCAACCTGAAGGCGCTGGCGGCGGGACGCGAAGCCGCTGCCAGCCGGTAG
- a CDS encoding thiamine pyrophosphate-dependent enzyme yields MSEMVLLGDEAVALGAVHAGLTAAYAYPGTPSTEITEYLIRYQRKHGRPIAQWCANEKTAYEEALGVSFAGRRALVSMKHVGLNVAADPFMNSALISINGGLVVAVADDPGMHSSQNEQDSRLFADFARVICLEPSSHQQAYDMTREAFDLSERFQIPIMIRLVTRLAHSRGNVTAGEPRAENPVAKSATPASWILLPANARRQWRALLDRQPEMRRYTASCPHNTVTGAGSPAEFGVITTGLARNYYIENLEDLGIAPPHLHVGAYPFPADAIRAFVGGLRRVLVLEEGYPYLERALRGIVPPAVDIQGRESGHVPPDGELNPDIVRTSLGLEARRGLMIEGLTLPSRPPQLCAGCPHGDSFHAMTAALAGFPNAVVTSDIGCYTLGALPPYSAIQSCVCMGASVGMAKGAAEAGLHPVVAVIGDSTFLHSGVTPLLDAITEDTPMTLLILDNKTVGMTGGQPTIRPSSQLEGLVRGLGIPADHLHVLEAHPRHDAHNTEVLRREFEHRGLSVVIAVRECLETIKRGKQEQAAATA; encoded by the coding sequence ATGAGTGAGATGGTCCTGCTTGGCGACGAAGCTGTCGCGCTCGGCGCGGTTCACGCCGGCCTCACGGCCGCGTACGCGTATCCGGGCACGCCGTCGACCGAGATTACCGAGTATCTGATTCGCTATCAGCGGAAGCACGGACGGCCGATCGCCCAGTGGTGCGCCAACGAAAAGACGGCGTACGAAGAAGCACTTGGCGTGTCGTTTGCCGGACGGCGCGCGCTCGTGTCGATGAAGCACGTCGGGTTGAACGTCGCGGCCGACCCCTTCATGAACTCGGCGCTCATCTCTATCAACGGCGGCCTGGTCGTGGCCGTCGCCGACGACCCGGGCATGCACAGTTCGCAAAACGAGCAGGACAGCCGCCTGTTCGCCGACTTCGCCCGTGTGATCTGCCTGGAGCCGTCGTCGCACCAGCAGGCGTACGACATGACGCGCGAGGCGTTCGATCTGTCCGAGCGTTTTCAGATCCCCATCATGATCCGGCTGGTGACGCGGCTCGCGCACAGCCGGGGCAATGTCACGGCTGGTGAGCCGAGGGCGGAGAATCCCGTGGCGAAGTCCGCGACGCCGGCCTCCTGGATACTGCTGCCGGCCAATGCGCGCCGGCAATGGCGGGCCCTGCTCGATCGGCAGCCCGAGATGCGGCGCTATACGGCATCGTGTCCCCACAACACCGTGACCGGGGCCGGATCTCCCGCGGAATTCGGGGTCATCACGACGGGACTGGCCCGCAACTACTACATCGAAAACCTCGAGGACCTCGGCATCGCGCCTCCGCATCTGCACGTGGGTGCGTATCCGTTTCCCGCCGACGCCATTCGCGCGTTTGTCGGCGGTCTCCGGCGAGTCCTCGTGCTCGAAGAGGGGTATCCCTACCTGGAGCGGGCACTGCGCGGCATCGTCCCGCCGGCTGTCGACATCCAGGGCCGCGAATCCGGCCACGTGCCGCCCGACGGCGAACTGAACCCTGATATCGTACGAACGTCGCTCGGCCTGGAAGCGCGGCGAGGGCTGATGATCGAAGGACTGACGCTGCCATCCCGGCCTCCACAGTTGTGCGCCGGCTGCCCGCACGGTGACAGTTTCCACGCGATGACGGCCGCGCTCGCCGGATTCCCCAATGCGGTCGTGACCTCGGACATCGGGTGTTACACGCTCGGGGCGCTGCCGCCCTACAGCGCGATCCAGTCGTGCGTCTGCATGGGCGCGTCGGTGGGGATGGCCAAGGGCGCCGCCGAAGCCGGTCTGCATCCGGTGGTCGCGGTCATCGGCGACAGCACGTTCCTGCACTCGGGCGTGACACCGCTGCTCGATGCCATCACCGAAGACACGCCGATGACGCTGCTCATCCTCGACAACAAGACGGTCGGGATGACAGGCGGCCAGCCGACCATCCGGCCGTCCTCCCAACTGGAAGGGCTGGTCCGGGGACTGGGCATCCCCGCCGATCACCTGCACGTGCTCGAAGCGCATCCGCGCCACGACGCGCACAATACCGAGGTGCTGCGACGCGAGTTCGAGCATCGCGGGTTGTCGGTCGTCATCGCCGTGCGCGAATGCCTCGAAACGATCAAGCGCGGGAAGCAGGAGCAGGCGGCCGCGACGGCCTGA